A stretch of the Mycolicibacterium celeriflavum genome encodes the following:
- a CDS encoding tocopherol cyclase family protein: MTTVDTTRDATRSVAGPLAGLYRRTGADLPFSDPLTSHGTEMEGWFWRITDAASGRALVALFSVNKHPDGDWATTAVALHPGGRVYSAALDDASAGAGPFQLDAGDGQFHATYDRLRVALPGVRVDMRFDDPVRWPKALAGGGVASVVPFLSQYWHPYRLGGSASGTVEFDETRWDFDGAKLYTERNWGAGFPQRWWWGQAHDFGDADVSVAFSGGLLALGPLKQDVAGVVVRLGERVLRLTPPTAWVRSDIGDRTWRVRASSLRYQIELQGDGTHLEPHTLPVPLPAERRNVDTDFEHLGGRLRCVVKDFGRVIFDGESQIAGLEVGSLPTG; this comes from the coding sequence ATGACCACCGTCGACACCACCAGGGACGCGACCAGGTCCGTCGCGGGACCGCTTGCCGGCCTGTATCGCCGCACCGGCGCCGATCTGCCGTTCAGCGATCCGCTGACTTCGCACGGCACCGAGATGGAGGGCTGGTTCTGGCGGATCACCGACGCCGCGTCGGGACGCGCGCTGGTGGCGTTGTTCAGCGTCAACAAGCATCCCGACGGCGACTGGGCGACGACCGCGGTGGCACTGCACCCGGGCGGCCGGGTGTACAGCGCAGCGCTGGACGACGCGAGCGCCGGGGCCGGCCCGTTTCAACTCGATGCGGGCGACGGGCAGTTCCACGCGACGTACGACCGGCTGCGCGTCGCCTTGCCCGGCGTCCGTGTCGACATGCGGTTCGACGACCCGGTTCGGTGGCCCAAGGCGCTTGCCGGCGGCGGCGTCGCGTCGGTGGTGCCTTTCCTCAGCCAGTACTGGCATCCCTACCGGCTCGGCGGATCTGCCAGCGGCACCGTCGAATTCGACGAAACCCGGTGGGACTTCGACGGGGCCAAGCTCTACACCGAGCGCAACTGGGGAGCAGGGTTCCCGCAGCGGTGGTGGTGGGGTCAGGCGCACGATTTCGGCGACGCGGACGTGTCCGTGGCGTTCTCCGGCGGTCTGCTCGCGCTCGGCCCGCTGAAGCAGGACGTAGCCGGCGTCGTGGTGCGCCTGGGGGAGCGGGTGCTGCGCTTGACACCGCCGACCGCATGGGTCCGCTCGGACATCGGGGACCGCACGTGGCGAGTGCGCGCGTCGTCGCTGCGCTACCAGATCGAATTACAGGGCGACGGTACGCATCTGGAGCCACACACCCTGCCCGTGCCGCTGCCCGCCGAGCGGCGCAACGTCGACACCGACTTCGAGCATCTCGGCGGCCGGTTGCGCTGCGTGGTCAAAGACTTCGGCCGGGTGATCTTCGACGGGGAGTCTCAGATCGCGGGTCTGGAGGTCGGCAGCCTGCCGACTGGCTAG